The Branchiostoma lanceolatum isolate klBraLanc5 chromosome 10, klBraLanc5.hap2, whole genome shotgun sequence genome has a window encoding:
- the LOC136443913 gene encoding fibropellin-1-like: MVQVLLWISLFWLFRIETIEAVPDVTLVTEYQFVPSASTGQNTSLKCVVGGDFSGVEFSAERNRRLPAARSSVAAIDDESWPGRMVTFFPEGGLDRVGVFSSTVTFPDDQKVKVTTVGISADANIYPKYFTVTANKGDSVTLYTQAVEQTQQTDVRWRRNGFPLFGPTQFTLELTSLDPRFQPGVYECYYLSDYSQKRHAISLLIVRACPEGQWGGECDLPCPVCLNGGQCQVETGECVCAPGFMGPTCRTPCGGNRFGRDCSFRCDESDRDDPAGCSGHLFCLPDPYGCSCGPGFTGLLCQRECSPGTFGAGCQSTCHCSSIGPDACDRYTGACRDGCAAGWTGPNCQEEATSFREVCIPNPCRNGGTCSPELATSGFSCSCERGYTGQQCEEELDECESTPCQNGGVCYDEVGSYVCVCPEEYTGVNCEEDRDFCESDPCRNGGTCVTAPQSFMCLCPEGYMGITCSIEVDECASDPCLNGGNCTDGVASYSCACLSGFNGTDCEINIDECHRDACANGGICEDGINGFTCFCFPGFTGPTCTENPDDCASSPCLNNGTCIDGVHMYFCNCTDGYGGERCEEEIDECASDPCLNGGNCTDGVASYSCVCLPGFNGTDCEINMNECHPDACANGGTCEDGIDDFTCVCSPGFTGATCLENINECESSPCLNNGTCIDGVNEYFCDCIDGYEGGRCEEETDECLSLPCHNGGTCRDAVATFTCSCPQGFSGDLCQVIEPNITDLDVPSINLEDNVPILTSAKEPESRSEIKTFLAATVLGADKNVVDKNATLNNTAPSNSGGDDSAMFNGTDSNVNATLESAELTGRN, encoded by the exons ATGGTGCAGGTTCTTCTGTGGATATCTTTATTTTGGCTCTTCAGAATAG AAACTATAGAAGCTGTTCCGGATGTTACGTTGGTCACTGAGTACCAGTTTGTGCCGTCCGCATCTACCGGTCAAAACACATCTCTAAAATGTGTGGTCGGAGGAGACTTCAGTGGGGTGGAGTTCAGTGCCGAGCGGAACCGGCGCCTCCCAGCGGCTCGTAGCAGTGTAGCAGCCATCGATGACGAGTCATGGCCAGGGCGCATGGTGACGTTCTTTCCGGAAG GTGGCCTGGACAGGGTAGGAGTCTTCTCAAGTACAGTGACCTTCCCAGATGACCAGAAGGTCAAAGTCACAACCGTTGGAATCTCAGCTGACG CCAACATCTACCCGAAGTACTTCACTGTAACAGCGAACAAGGGAGATTCCGTCACACTGTACACACAAGCGGTGGAGCAAACACAACAG ACTGATGTCCGGTGGCGGAGAAACGGTTTCCCGTTGTTCGGCCCGACCCAGTTCACCCTGGAGCTGACGTCCCTGGACCCACGCTTCCAGCCCGGGGTGTACGAGTGCTACTACCTTAGCGACTACAGCCAGAAACGCCACGCCATTTCTTTGCTTATCGTCAGAG CCTGTCCTGAGGGGCAGTGGGGAGGGGAGTGTGACCTGCCGTGTCCAGTCTGTCTGAACGGCGGGCAGTGTCAGGTGGAGACCGGGGAGTGTGTGTGCGCCCCTGGCTTCATGGGACCCACCTGTCGGACAC CTTGTGGAGGCAACAGGTTCGGAAGGGACTGCAGCTTCCGTTGTGACGAGTCCGACCGAGACGACCCAGCAGGCTGCTCGGGACACCTGTTCTGTCTGCCCGACCCGTACGGATGTTCCTGCGGCCCGGGCTTCACCGGGCTTCTCTGTCAGAGAG AGTGCAGTCCTGGCACATTTGGCGCGGGATGCCAGTCCACCTGTCACTGCTCCAGTATTGGTCCAGACGCGTGTGACCGTTACACCGGGGCATGTCGGGACGGGTGTGCTGCTGGCTGGACCGGCCCCAACTGTCAGGAAG AAGCGACATCGTTCCGTGAAGTTTGCATCCCGAATCCGTGTCGGAATGGAGGTACATGTTCCCCGGAGCTGGCAACCAGCGGCTTCTCCTGCTCCTGTGAGCGCGGCTATACAGGACAACAGTGTGAAGAAG AACTTGACGAATGTGAGTCGACTCCATGTCAAAACGGCGGGGTGTGCTATGACGAGGTGGGGTcctatgtgtgcgtgtgtccgGAGGAGTACACTGGAGTCAACTGCGAGGAAG ACCGGGACTTTTGTGAGTCCGATCCTTGCAGGAATGGCGGCACTTGTGTTACCGCTCCTCAGTCGTTCATGTGCCTCTGTCCGGAGGGATACATGGGTATTACCTGTTCTATAG AAGTAGACGAGTGTGCCTCGGACCCGTGTCTGAATGGTGGCAACTGTACTGACGGCGTGGCCTCCTACAGCTGCGCGTGTCTGTCGGGATTCAACGGGACGGACTGTGAGATAA ACATAGACGAATGCCACCGTGACGCATGCGCAAACGGAGGGATCTGTGAAGACGGAATCAACGGTTTTACCTGCTTCTGTTTCCCAGGATTTACAGGGCCAACATGTACAG AAAACCCGGATGACTGCGCGTCTTCTCCCTGTCTGAACAACGGCACGTGTATAGACGGAGTTCACATGTACTTCTGTAACTGTACAGACGGGTATGGGGGAGAGAGGTGTGAGGAAG AAATAGACGAGTGTGCATCGGACCCGTGCCTGAATGGCGGCAACTGTACTGACGGCGTGGCCTCCTATAGCTGTGTATGTCTGCCGGGGTTCAACGGGACGGACTGTGAGATAA ACATGAATGAATGCCACCCGGACGCATGCGCAAACGGGGGTACCTGTGAGGATGGCATCGACGATTTCACCTGTGTCTGTTCCCCGGGTTTCACTGGGGCGACATGTCTCG AAAACATCAACGAGTGTGAATCTTCCCCATGTCTAAACAATGGGACGTGTATAGACGGAGTTAACGAGTACTTCTGTGACTGTATAGACGGGTATGAAGGAGGGAGATGTGAGGAAG AGACAGATGAATGCCTGTCCCTCCCATGCCATAACGGCGGGACCTGTCGCGACGCCGTGGCAACTTTCACCTGCTCCTGCCCTCAAGGATTCAGCGGTGACCTCTGCCAGGTCATTGAACCCAACATTACTGACCTTGACGTTCCAAGCATCAACCTTGAGGATAACGTGCCGATTCTTACATCAGCGAAGGAACCTGAAAGCAGAAGTGAGATTAAAACATTTCTCGCGGCtacagtccttggtgctgataaaAATGTTGTTGACAAGAACGCCACCTTGAACAATACCGCCCCCTCAAACAGTGGTGGTGATGATTCCGCCATGTTCAACGGTACCGACTCTAACGTCAACGCAACTCTTGAAAGTGCAGAGCTAACAGGTAGGAACTGA